The following is a genomic window from Acidobacteriota bacterium.
CATTCTGCACCTGTTCCCGCATCTTCTCGAGTTCCGCCTTGATCGCGATAATCCGCTCCGAAATCCCTTCCCCATCGGCTTTCGAACCGGTCGTATTGACTTCGCGATTCATCTCCTGCAACAGGAAGTCCAGCTTGCGGCCGCACGGCTCCGGACCATCCGAAAGCGAGGTCCACTGCGTCACGTGCGCGCGGAAACGCACCAACTCCTCGCTGATGTCGGAGCGCGAGACGAAGCGCACGATCTCCTGAGCGATGGCGCCACGGTCGACCGCGAGTTCCGCCGTCAATTCGGCGATCCGCGCACCCAGCCGGTCGCTCAAGGTGTGCTCTCCGGCCTGCGCCAGCTCTGCCACGCGTTGCATCTGGGCCGCAACCGACGTTCTGCGCGCGTCCAGGTCCTGTTGGAGCAGCGCCCCTTCGCGACTGCGCATCACGTCCAGTTCCTGCAGCGCCTGCTCGACCGCGCCGAGGATGCCGGCCTCGATCGCGGCCGCTGCAGCGGCGTCCAGTTCTGCCGCCTGTTCGCGAACCGTCAACGCCTGGGGAAATCGCATGATGTCGCCGGGCTGCAGCGCCCCTTCGATCAGTCCGACGGCCCTGGCTCGCGTCATTGCCGCCGCCAGCGCGATTGCGAACGCCTCGTTCAGCTCGATCTCGAGCTTCGGCGGCTGTCTGAGCTGGATCGAGATCGCGACTTCGACGCGCCCCCGTGCCACGCGCTGCTGGACCACGCCACGAATCCTGGATTCGATCGCACTCAAGGACTGAGGCAGCCGCAGCTGCACATCCAGGTACCGGTGATTCACGCTCCGCACGGTCACGCCGATGCTCGCGCCCGGTTCCTCTCGTGTGACGCTCGCGAAGCCGGTCATGCTCTTCATCATCGTTCCGATTCTCCACGTTCCCGCGGACCGTTCTTCCGGCGCGAGCCGCCAAACTGCGATTCGTACAATCCAGCGTACACCCCATCGGGCTGCGCCATCAGATCGTCGTGCCGGCCGACCTCCACGACCCGACCGCGCTCGAGGACCACAATCAGGTCGGCCCGTTGCACCGTCGACAGCCGATGCGCGATGACAAACGACGTCCGGTTGCGCATCAGGTTGACCAGCGCATCCTGCACGAGTGCCTCGGATTCGGAATCGAGCGACGAGGTGGCCTCGTCCAGAATCAGGATCGGCGAGTTCTTCAGGATCGCCCTCGCAATCGCCAGCCGCTGCCGCTGGCCGCCCGACAGTCGCTGGCCGC
Proteins encoded in this region:
- a CDS encoding YicC family protein encodes the protein MMKSMTGFASVTREEPGASIGVTVRSVNHRYLDVQLRLPQSLSAIESRIRGVVQQRVARGRVEVAISIQLRQPPKLEIELNEAFAIALAAAMTRARAVGLIEGALQPGDIMRFPQALTVREQAAELDAAAAAAIEAGILGAVEQALQELDVMRSREGALLQQDLDARRTSVAAQMQRVAELAQAGEHTLSDRLGARIAELTAELAVDRGAIAQEIVRFVSRSDISEELVRFRAHVTQWTSLSDGPEPCGRKLDFLLQEMNREVNTTGSKADGEGISERIIAIKAELEKMREQVQNVE